The following coding sequences are from one Bradyrhizobium sp. 200 window:
- a CDS encoding ATP-binding sensor histidine kinase gives MPRDPLSRTLFGSNADSDIQPLWEDGDRAFCRAWRRQIHGSRAVVLVVRPIAEHPATLDRLAHECELREELDEAWAVRPLELVREAGRTMLVLEDPCGEPLLNLLGIRMEPKRFLRLAVGIARAVGKLHRHGLVHKDLKPAHILVNCPDEQVRLTGFGLASRLSRERVPPEPAEFIAGSLPYMAPEQTGRMNRSVDCRSDLYSLGVTFYQMLTGALPFTGSDPLEWIHCHIARKAIPPVEKSQKLPEPISQIVMKLLAKTAEERYQTAAGLEHDLQHCLAAWANHGRIDPFELGTEDTPDRLLIPEKLYGRALQIETLLASFDRAVRSGAPRLVLVAGYSGVGKSSLVQELHKVLVPSRGQLVSGKFDQLKRDVPYATLVQTFQSLVRPLLSKSEGELAIWRQALREALGANGRLMVELIPDLSVIIGEQPAVAELPARQAQIRFQLVLRRFIGVFARRTHPLVLFLDDLQWHDAATLDLIEDLLTQSDLHLLLIGAYRSNELDAGHPLKRKLDSIRRADVNFEEITLSPLTADDVAQLVADTLRCGPKRAAPLAKLVHQKTMGNPFFAIQFLSELAEEQLLTFDHEPARWRWDLDRIHAKAYTENVVDLMLGKLIRLPEETQDALQQLAFFGNIAGTAELAIVLEISQEQVHATLWPAIRQEMIARHGTAYRFLHDRVQEAAYLLVPESSRAPAHLRIGRMLAAHIPAHKRGEAIFDVVSQLNRGVALIASGQEREQLAELNLVAGQRARASAAYASALTYFTVGAALLAEHSWRRRHELAFALETSRAECEFLVGQLEIAESLLSALSKRALNAPQRATVACLRVDLYLTLGQHGRAVLTGLEYLHDVGIEWSQHPTDQETLAEYRRMWSQLPDAIEDLASLPGMTDQTSLATLAVLTRILPPAGFTDANLSALVICRAVIISLEYGNTDASCAHYAWLGRILAGRFGDYQAADKFGRLACDLVDRGEFSRFRAPVYLAFGCNVIPWTKPLRGGRVLIRRALAAAVSSGDVIYEAYSLLHLTSNMMMAGDPLKEVQNEIEKSLATIRNRKVQFAADAVAAQLAIIRSMRGLTRSFGCFDDQQFDELDVERSLARSPELSPSETVYWIRKLQARFLAGDYAAAVDARSKAVPKLWTMPTESLIAEFHFYGALSHSCYCDKPGESEQQQHRDIIDAHYRQLQIWATNCPENFENRVALVGAEIARREYRDADAMRLYEHSIQTAARNGFAHHEGIACELAARFYAARGFDRISRVYLQDARRGYLRWGADGKVRQLDELNPHLSREETTPAVNGMRIGAPVEHLDLATVTKVSQAISGEIVLQKLIDTLMRTAIEQAGAERGLLILLHGGEPRIEAEATTVADALLVKVNEQPVTPRALPESVLHFVLRVRENVILDDAAAEPSFAEDPYIRERKARSILCLPLITQGKLIGVLYLENNLAARIFSAARNSVLKMLASQAATALENSRLYSEVQQRESKIRRLLDANIIGIFIIREGGEIIEANQTFLTMVGYDREDLVAGRVNGLDLTPPEWRERTLDAGTEAKRTGAVQQFEKEYVRKDGSRVPVLIGLAVFDARDDQGVGFVLDLTERKRTEAEARESERRYRETLMGLAHANRLTTMGQLAASIAHEVNQPIAAISSNAGAGLNWLGAQPPNLEEVRQTFGLIIRDSMRAGNVIRRIRALMNKAPMQTELLAIDELIVEVLVLVRAELAKNDVWVQTRRPEALPLVWADRVQVRQVLLNLITNAIEAMSEINEGDRELLISARTDGSNNVLVTFRDTGPGLDPNSADRVFEAFYTTKSEGMGMGLAICHSIIEAHGGRMWAGANDPRGAVFQFSMPAAHTQCSRE, from the coding sequence ATGCCGCGGGACCCCCTCAGCCGAACTCTGTTCGGCTCAAATGCCGACAGTGACATCCAGCCCCTGTGGGAGGACGGTGATCGCGCGTTCTGCCGTGCGTGGCGCCGGCAAATCCACGGCAGCAGGGCTGTCGTGCTTGTCGTGCGGCCCATCGCGGAACACCCAGCGACGCTCGACCGCCTCGCCCATGAGTGTGAGCTGAGGGAGGAGCTAGACGAGGCATGGGCGGTGCGGCCGTTGGAACTCGTCCGGGAAGCTGGTCGGACTATGCTGGTCCTGGAGGATCCATGCGGCGAGCCACTGCTAAATTTACTCGGGATCCGCATGGAGCCCAAGCGCTTCCTGCGCCTCGCTGTTGGTATCGCGAGGGCCGTGGGCAAGCTTCACCGGCACGGCTTGGTCCACAAGGACCTGAAACCCGCTCACATTCTGGTCAATTGTCCTGACGAACAGGTGCGACTCACTGGGTTTGGTCTGGCCTCCCGTCTTTCCCGCGAGCGCGTGCCGCCTGAGCCTGCCGAGTTCATCGCCGGCTCGCTGCCCTACATGGCGCCCGAACAGACCGGACGAATGAATCGCTCGGTCGATTGTCGCAGTGATCTCTATTCACTTGGCGTGACATTCTACCAGATGCTGACCGGCGCGCTGCCGTTCACGGGCTCTGATCCCTTGGAGTGGATTCATTGTCATATTGCAAGAAAAGCAATACCGCCCGTCGAGAAATCGCAAAAACTCCCGGAGCCAATCTCTCAGATTGTGATGAAACTCCTCGCGAAAACCGCCGAGGAACGCTACCAGACTGCCGCTGGCCTTGAGCACGATCTGCAACACTGTCTCGCAGCATGGGCCAACCACGGTCGCATCGACCCGTTTGAGCTCGGCACAGAGGACACACCTGATCGGTTGCTCATCCCCGAGAAGCTCTATGGCAGAGCCCTTCAGATCGAGACTTTGCTTGCCTCTTTCGATCGCGCGGTGAGGAGCGGCGCGCCGAGGTTGGTGCTCGTCGCCGGTTACTCCGGTGTCGGTAAGTCTTCGCTTGTCCAGGAGCTACACAAAGTACTGGTGCCCTCGCGCGGGCAGTTGGTGTCAGGCAAATTCGACCAACTGAAGCGGGACGTTCCCTATGCGACGCTAGTGCAGACGTTTCAGAGTCTTGTCCGTCCTCTTCTCAGCAAAAGTGAGGGCGAACTCGCCATCTGGCGGCAAGCGCTCCGGGAGGCGCTCGGCGCGAATGGACGACTGATGGTCGAATTGATCCCCGATCTGAGCGTGATCATTGGCGAGCAGCCCGCGGTTGCTGAGCTTCCAGCCCGGCAAGCGCAAATCCGTTTCCAGCTGGTGCTTCGCCGCTTTATTGGTGTGTTCGCCCGGCGAACCCATCCATTGGTGCTCTTCCTCGACGATTTGCAGTGGCATGATGCCGCAACGCTCGACTTGATCGAGGATCTCCTGACCCAGTCGGATCTGCACCTGCTGCTCATTGGAGCTTACCGCAGCAACGAACTTGATGCAGGCCATCCACTCAAACGCAAGCTCGACTCCATCAGGAGAGCCGACGTAAATTTCGAGGAGATCACGCTCTCGCCGCTCACTGCAGACGATGTCGCGCAGTTGGTCGCGGATACCCTTCGCTGCGGACCAAAACGCGCTGCCCCGCTTGCAAAGTTGGTGCATCAGAAGACGATGGGTAATCCGTTCTTCGCCATTCAATTCCTTTCTGAACTGGCCGAAGAGCAGCTGTTGACGTTCGATCACGAGCCGGCGCGCTGGCGATGGGATCTCGATCGCATTCACGCAAAAGCATACACCGAGAACGTCGTGGATCTAATGCTCGGCAAGCTCATCCGCCTGCCCGAGGAAACGCAGGACGCGCTGCAGCAGCTGGCCTTTTTCGGCAACATCGCCGGGACGGCGGAGCTTGCGATCGTGCTCGAAATTTCGCAGGAGCAGGTGCATGCGACCCTGTGGCCGGCGATCCGGCAGGAAATGATCGCGCGCCACGGAACAGCCTACCGCTTCCTCCACGATCGCGTTCAAGAGGCGGCCTACTTGCTGGTGCCGGAATCCTCGCGCGCTCCTGCCCATCTGCGGATCGGTCGGATGCTCGCCGCACACATCCCTGCGCACAAACGCGGAGAGGCTATCTTCGACGTCGTCAGTCAACTCAATCGAGGTGTCGCGCTAATTGCCTCCGGTCAGGAGCGTGAGCAGCTCGCAGAGCTGAATTTGGTCGCAGGGCAGCGGGCCAGGGCGTCGGCGGCCTACGCCTCGGCACTCACATATTTCACCGTCGGTGCTGCGCTGCTCGCGGAGCACTCTTGGCGAAGGCGCCACGAACTCGCGTTCGCACTGGAGACAAGCAGGGCCGAATGCGAATTCTTGGTAGGCCAGCTGGAGATTGCAGAGAGCCTCCTGTCCGCACTGTCGAAGCGCGCCTTGAACGCGCCCCAACGAGCAACGGTCGCATGTTTGCGGGTCGATCTTTACTTGACGCTCGGTCAGCACGGGCGGGCAGTTCTCACAGGCCTCGAATATCTTCACGATGTCGGGATCGAGTGGTCGCAGCATCCGACGGACCAGGAAACATTAGCCGAATATCGGCGGATGTGGTCACAGCTGCCCGACGCAATCGAGGATCTTGCTAGTTTGCCTGGAATGACAGATCAGACCTCGCTTGCCACGCTTGCCGTCTTGACGCGGATTCTTCCGCCCGCAGGTTTCACGGACGCCAATTTATCCGCTTTGGTCATCTGCAGAGCTGTCATCATCAGCCTCGAATACGGCAACACTGATGCTTCTTGCGCCCATTACGCATGGCTAGGCCGAATCTTGGCCGGGCGCTTCGGTGACTACCAAGCAGCTGATAAATTTGGTCGTCTTGCTTGCGACCTGGTTGATCGCGGTGAGTTCTCCCGTTTTCGGGCTCCCGTCTATTTGGCCTTCGGATGCAACGTGATCCCGTGGACGAAGCCCCTAAGAGGTGGCCGAGTTTTGATCCGGCGAGCGCTCGCAGCTGCGGTCAGCAGCGGCGATGTCATCTATGAAGCGTACAGCTTGCTTCATCTAACCTCAAATATGATGATGGCCGGAGATCCCCTGAAAGAGGTGCAGAACGAGATAGAGAAAAGCCTTGCTACGATTCGGAATAGAAAGGTTCAGTTTGCTGCTGATGCCGTAGCCGCTCAGCTCGCAATCATTAGAAGCATGCGCGGCCTCACGCGCTCATTCGGTTGCTTCGATGACCAACAATTTGACGAGCTAGACGTCGAGCGATCGTTGGCTCGGAGTCCGGAGCTGTCACCTAGCGAAACCGTCTACTGGATCCGCAAACTTCAGGCGCGATTTCTAGCCGGCGATTATGCTGCGGCTGTTGATGCTCGCTCCAAGGCGGTGCCCAAATTATGGACCATGCCGACAGAGTCCTTGATCGCGGAGTTTCACTTCTATGGTGCGCTGTCTCACTCATGTTATTGCGACAAGCCAGGCGAAAGCGAACAACAGCAACATCGGGATATCATTGATGCCCATTACAGACAGCTGCAGATATGGGCGACGAATTGCCCCGAAAATTTTGAGAATCGGGTTGCCTTGGTCGGCGCTGAAATTGCAAGGCGGGAATACCGGGATGCAGACGCAATGCGACTGTATGAACACTCAATCCAGACCGCAGCACGTAACGGTTTCGCCCACCACGAGGGAATCGCTTGCGAACTTGCAGCGCGCTTTTATGCTGCGCGCGGTTTTGACAGAATCTCCCGGGTTTACCTGCAGGACGCGCGGCGCGGCTACCTTCGTTGGGGAGCAGATGGCAAAGTGCGTCAGCTCGACGAGCTGAATCCCCATCTCAGCCGTGAGGAGACCACTCCTGCCGTGAATGGAATGAGGATCGGAGCTCCGGTTGAGCATCTTGACCTCGCGACGGTGACAAAAGTGTCGCAGGCGATTTCCGGCGAGATTGTTCTTCAAAAACTAATCGACACGCTTATGCGGACTGCCATTGAGCAGGCCGGCGCCGAACGAGGTTTGTTAATTCTGCTGCATGGAGGCGAGCCACGGATCGAGGCGGAAGCCACAACGGTAGCGGATGCGCTGCTTGTAAAGGTGAATGAACAGCCCGTAACTCCGAGGGCGCTTCCCGAGTCCGTGCTGCATTTCGTCCTACGTGTCCGCGAAAACGTCATTCTCGATGATGCTGCCGCCGAGCCTTCATTTGCGGAAGATCCGTATATCCGCGAGCGCAAAGCGCGTTCTATTCTTTGCCTGCCACTGATCACACAGGGCAAGCTGATCGGCGTACTTTATCTGGAGAATAATCTCGCCGCGCGCATATTCTCGGCTGCCCGCAACTCGGTGCTGAAAATGCTTGCCTCGCAAGCTGCAACAGCGCTGGAAAATAGCCGGTTGTACAGCGAAGTTCAGCAACGGGAGTCGAAAATCCGGCGCTTACTCGACGCTAACATCATCGGAATATTTATCATTCGCGAAGGAGGCGAGATCATCGAGGCAAATCAAACCTTCCTCACGATGGTTGGATACGACCGAGAGGATCTCGTCGCGGGGCGAGTGAACGGTCTCGACCTGACACCGCCAGAATGGCGCGAGCGCACACTGGATGCTGGAACAGAAGCAAAACGGACCGGAGCTGTTCAGCAGTTCGAGAAAGAGTATGTCCGCAAGGATGGCAGCCGCGTGCCGGTGTTAATTGGCCTCGCCGTATTCGATGCGCGAGACGACCAAGGTGTTGGCTTCGTCCTCGACCTGACAGAGCGAAAGAGAACGGAAGCGGAAGCCCGTGAAAGCGAACGACGGTATCGCGAGACTCTGATGGGGCTGGCACACGCCAATCGGCTCACGACAATGGGACAGCTGGCCGCCTCAATCGCCCATGAGGTCAACCAGCCGATTGCCGCCATCAGCAGTAATGCGGGGGCGGGGCTAAATTGGCTCGGTGCTCAACCGCCAAATCTGGAAGAAGTTCGGCAGACCTTCGGTTTGATTATCCGTGACAGTATGCGCGCAGGGAACGTGATCCGTCGGATTCGCGCTCTTATGAATAAGGCTCCTATGCAAACGGAGCTTCTCGCAATTGACGAATTGATCGTAGAGGTGCTGGTCCTAGTTCGCGCGGAACTTGCAAAAAATGATGTATGGGTGCAAACGCGACGGCCTGAGGCGTTGCCGCTTGTCTGGGCAGATCGCGTCCAGGTCCGGCAGGTGCTTCTCAATTTGATCACGAACGCCATCGAGGCCATGAGCGAGATCAACGAAGGTGACCGCGAGTTACTGATCAGTGCGCGGACAGATGGCTCGAATAACGTATTGGTTACTTTTCGGGATACGGGTCCAGGACTCGATCCGAACAGTGCTGACCGCGTGTTCGAGGCGTTTTACACCACCAAGTCCGAAGGCATGGGCATGGGGCTGGCCATTTGCCATTCTATTATTGAGGCGCACGGGGGCCGGATGTGGGCGGGCGCCAATGATCCTCGCGGGGCCGTCTTTCAGTTCAGCATGCCGGCTGCGCATACGCAGTGTTCGAGAGAATGA
- a CDS encoding polysaccharide lyase family 1 protein, which produces MLMAYSSSAIEFESSSPRADFPGKREHMPMKETMKHIKRSLRVLGGLAVVVGVSSVLGSNNVRSEALKGFGSAATGGLGGEVVQVRSTKALKYELCRSYSYGHCNDNSPREIQVAGTIDFTGTEGQGEGQGCQYGRACSAPYKSESLLLMDGNDAHCDGKEKTLVGFDRAGKRPLEIGSNKTVIGVGPSATIKGKGLRLNGVSNVVIRNLTISDINQGVIFAGDAIAIARADLVWIDHNRFHNIGRQMIAGGFGPTTNITISWNDFDGSDTYSSYCNGEHYWNLLFLGVPQTITIANNYFHEISGRAPHIDGAQAIIHLLNNYFHNTNAQQSGGFFHAVDAGPSVQVLIEGNYFDNIETPIKTGSGHIFGLLGKPSRTVQNICLAVLGRRCIENIAIPVPRINGFRLDEAVVQSFGALPRSSIPLPFPADDVSAVITARAGPGHLESR; this is translated from the coding sequence ATGCTGATGGCCTATTCCAGTTCAGCAATTGAGTTCGAGAGTTCAAGTCCTCGTGCGGATTTTCCGGGTAAGAGAGAGCACATGCCTATGAAGGAAACGATGAAGCACATCAAGCGGTCGTTGCGCGTGCTCGGTGGACTTGCTGTCGTCGTCGGCGTCTCTTCCGTGCTCGGATCGAACAATGTGCGATCGGAAGCCCTCAAGGGCTTTGGCTCCGCAGCGACGGGCGGCCTTGGAGGCGAGGTAGTTCAGGTCAGATCAACCAAAGCTCTGAAGTATGAGTTGTGTCGTTCGTACAGCTACGGGCACTGCAATGACAATAGTCCGCGCGAGATCCAGGTAGCCGGAACCATAGACTTTACCGGTACGGAAGGGCAAGGCGAGGGGCAGGGTTGCCAATACGGCCGTGCTTGTTCGGCACCTTACAAAAGTGAGTCCCTTCTCCTTATGGATGGCAACGATGCGCATTGCGATGGCAAGGAGAAGACATTGGTCGGCTTCGACAGGGCTGGCAAGCGCCCGCTGGAGATTGGCTCAAACAAGACGGTGATCGGCGTTGGCCCGAGCGCTACAATCAAAGGGAAGGGGCTGCGCCTAAATGGGGTCAGCAACGTCGTTATTCGCAACCTGACCATCAGTGATATCAATCAAGGCGTGATATTTGCCGGCGATGCTATTGCAATTGCACGAGCCGACCTGGTTTGGATCGATCACAACCGATTTCATAATATCGGGCGGCAGATGATTGCCGGCGGTTTTGGCCCTACGACGAACATTACGATTTCCTGGAACGACTTCGATGGCAGCGATACCTATTCCTCCTATTGTAACGGGGAGCACTATTGGAATCTCCTGTTTCTTGGTGTCCCGCAGACGATCACCATCGCAAATAACTATTTCCATGAGATCTCAGGGCGGGCGCCGCACATTGACGGTGCGCAGGCTATTATTCATCTCCTTAACAATTACTTCCACAACACGAATGCGCAACAGAGCGGCGGATTCTTCCATGCAGTGGATGCTGGACCATCTGTGCAAGTACTGATCGAGGGCAACTACTTTGACAACATTGAAACACCTATAAAGACTGGTAGTGGACATATCTTTGGCTTGTTGGGCAAACCCAGCCGGACCGTGCAGAACATCTGCCTCGCCGTGCTCGGACGTCGGTGCATCGAGAACATCGCGATCCCAGTGCCGCGGATCAATGGCTTTCGCCTGGATGAAGCCGTAGTTCAATCGTTTGGAGCTCTTCCAAGGTCATCTATTCCTCTTCCATTTCCAGCCGATGATGTTTCGGCAGTGATCACGGCCAGGGCAGGTCCCGGACACCTTGAGAGCCGGTGA
- a CDS encoding response regulator has product MSRYSTVCVVDDDPSIRAALNNLLKSQGHIVRTFASAKEFLRSSQLKDTSCVIADVQMPMMSGFELLQQMRAQRHAAPFILMTAFADDRTRARALSAGVTGFFAKPFAGLELIACVDEALREHRGGTNA; this is encoded by the coding sequence TTGTCTAGATATTCAACTGTTTGCGTTGTCGACGACGATCCTTCGATTCGTGCCGCACTGAACAACCTTTTGAAATCGCAGGGCCACATCGTTCGTACGTTTGCATCGGCTAAGGAATTCTTGCGGTCGTCTCAATTGAAGGATACGTCCTGTGTCATTGCAGACGTGCAGATGCCCATGATGAGCGGCTTTGAACTTTTGCAACAGATGCGGGCCCAGCGCCACGCTGCGCCATTCATCCTGATGACTGCCTTCGCAGATGACCGCACGCGAGCCCGCGCGTTGAGCGCCGGCGTAACCGGCTTTTTTGCCAAACCCTTTGCCGGTCTGGAGTTGATCGCCTGCGTCGATGAAGCGCTTCGCGAGCATCGTGGTGGAACGAACGCGTGA
- a CDS encoding response regulator transcription factor — protein MTKRSEPRKEAANVVGPEVRPSVFLVDDDLSMRESLVNLFRSIGLDVVAYGSAREMLQSELPDVPSCLVLDIRLPGLSGLELQSELAKLKIHIPVIFITAHGDIPMTVKAMKSGAIDFLSKPFRDQELLDGVVAAIEQDRKRRGVDKVVGRLQSLFEALSPREQDVLKLVAAGLLNKQVAAELGLAEITVKIYRGHVMKKMGARSLADLIRMTERLGIGTGRFRVQT, from the coding sequence GTGACCAAGCGCTCTGAACCGCGGAAGGAAGCCGCAAATGTCGTAGGGCCGGAGGTGAGGCCGAGCGTCTTCCTCGTGGACGATGACCTCTCAATGCGCGAATCGCTGGTCAACCTATTTCGTTCGATCGGTCTAGATGTCGTTGCTTACGGATCGGCCCGGGAAATGCTCCAGAGCGAGCTCCCTGATGTTCCTAGCTGCCTTGTGCTTGACATCAGGCTGCCGGGATTGAGCGGCCTTGAGCTCCAGAGTGAGTTAGCCAAACTGAAGATTCACATTCCTGTTATTTTCATCACCGCTCATGGCGATATTCCGATGACCGTCAAAGCCATGAAGAGTGGAGCAATCGATTTTCTCAGCAAGCCGTTTCGCGATCAGGAACTACTCGATGGCGTAGTGGCAGCTATCGAACAGGATCGGAAGAGACGAGGTGTAGATAAGGTGGTCGGGAGGCTGCAGTCCTTGTTTGAGGCCCTAAGTCCACGAGAGCAGGATGTATTGAAACTGGTCGCCGCCGGCCTATTGAACAAACAGGTAGCCGCGGAACTCGGGCTCGCCGAGATTACAGTCAAAATCTATCGCGGTCACGTGATGAAGAAGATGGGAGCTCGATCGCTAGCCGATTTGATCAGGATGACTGAGAGGCTGGGAATTGGGACCGGCCGTTTCAGGGTACAAACCTAG
- a CDS encoding adenosylmethionine--8-amino-7-oxononanoate transaminase: MKPNKRWPIWHPFTQHALHNEMTKVVRGDGAYLYTADDHRIIDAISSWWVVTHCHCHPQIVSAIQEQAGKLNQIIFAGYTHDPAEEVARLLLKLTPRGLDHVFYTDSGSASVEVALKMALGYWHNIGEQRTRIVVMQHSYHGDTFGAMSVGARGVFNVVYGPLLFDVASIPFPASGRERATLDALESACRNENPAAFIVEPLLLGAGGMLMYSAWVLREMKRICEASDVLFIGDEVMTGWGRTGTIFACEQANVVPDIACYSKGLTGGALPLAVTLCRAEIFDAHYSKDRTRTFFHSSSLRQIRWPAAAKANLDLWKDQECHRRIAAVATMQEQAIEAFRADPRFANVRRSGTITALDLKTRDTRYLAGIGPRLHAFFKDRNLLLRPLGNTIYVMPPYCVTAGDLDEI, from the coding sequence ATGAAGCCAAACAAGAGGTGGCCAATTTGGCATCCATTCACGCAGCATGCTCTTCACAACGAGATGACCAAGGTTGTGCGTGGCGACGGTGCTTATCTCTACACTGCGGATGATCATCGAATCATAGATGCAATCTCATCCTGGTGGGTCGTCACTCACTGCCATTGCCATCCGCAGATCGTGAGCGCGATTCAGGAACAGGCCGGCAAGCTGAACCAAATCATTTTCGCCGGCTACACGCATGATCCGGCCGAGGAGGTCGCTCGGCTCCTTTTGAAACTCACACCCCGAGGCTTGGACCACGTGTTCTACACGGACAGTGGCTCAGCCAGCGTGGAAGTCGCCTTGAAGATGGCGCTCGGTTATTGGCACAATATAGGCGAACAGCGAACACGCATCGTTGTCATGCAGCACTCCTATCACGGGGACACGTTCGGTGCGATGTCAGTTGGTGCCCGCGGTGTCTTCAACGTGGTGTACGGACCTCTCCTGTTCGACGTGGCCTCAATCCCGTTCCCTGCGAGCGGTCGTGAGCGGGCGACGCTTGATGCGCTTGAGTCAGCATGTCGGAACGAAAATCCCGCAGCCTTTATTGTCGAGCCTCTGCTGTTAGGGGCAGGCGGAATGCTGATGTACTCAGCTTGGGTGCTAAGAGAGATGAAGCGGATCTGCGAGGCGTCGGACGTCCTGTTCATTGGCGATGAGGTCATGACGGGCTGGGGCCGCACCGGAACAATTTTCGCCTGTGAGCAGGCCAATGTTGTGCCAGATATAGCGTGCTATTCGAAGGGTCTCACGGGAGGGGCGCTGCCGCTCGCGGTGACACTCTGCCGGGCAGAGATTTTCGATGCCCATTATTCAAAAGACCGTACGCGCACATTCTTTCACTCGAGTTCGTTACGGCAAATCCGGTGGCCTGCCGCCGCCAAGGCTAACCTGGATCTGTGGAAAGACCAGGAATGTCACCGGCGCATCGCTGCGGTCGCAACCATGCAAGAGCAGGCAATTGAAGCATTCCGCGCCGATCCGCGCTTTGCAAACGTTCGCCGTAGCGGCACCATCACAGCACTCGATCTGAAGACGAGAGATACCCGCTATCTCGCAGGCATCGGCCCGAGGCTTCACGCCTTCTTTAAAGACCGTAATCTCTTGCTGCGCCCACTAGGTAATACGATTTATGTGATGCCGCCATATTGTGTAACAGCAGGTGACTTGGACGAAATATAG
- the nolL gene encoding nodulation factor fucose acetyltransferase NolL gives MFDTLLRVTGTIAPSSRTTEANDRDLSLDFAKGALIVLVIVGHLIQYVIYRDDGFWYSPYYKSIYMFHMPLFMAISGYLSSRSLLQKSFTRAASDRAKQLLLPMLFWWTFMETAKLAALWRATSLTSGLLEFVDDFAGTYWFIWATFVSYLLIKISTKLNHQSWVISGLAILVALAPLTLSISPLIRFTYPFFCFGFLLAQSRERWTSTSRHHKPLLILFLSIVTCVCFLAWGKDTYVYNNLGVIHDFRSAKNVLLMFVGSAAASAIAIELLLQCWSVGRSNRMARFIAVELGQTTLLLYLVQGTVFRLMDFVQFGELWDLTTRLIIAGMLGAAIIAIALTVRSIVRGVPYLSQLVLGMPPRSGLPQAKPAMN, from the coding sequence ATGTTTGATACATTGCTACGCGTGACTGGAACGATCGCCCCGAGCTCGCGCACGACAGAGGCAAACGATCGAGATCTAAGCTTAGATTTCGCGAAAGGTGCGCTCATTGTTTTGGTGATCGTTGGGCACCTGATTCAGTATGTCATCTACCGAGACGACGGGTTTTGGTATTCGCCGTACTACAAATCGATCTATATGTTTCACATGCCACTCTTTATGGCGATAAGCGGATATCTTTCTTCTCGATCGCTGCTGCAAAAGTCGTTCACTCGAGCCGCCAGCGACCGTGCGAAGCAGCTCTTGCTGCCGATGCTGTTTTGGTGGACGTTCATGGAGACAGCTAAGCTGGCGGCATTGTGGCGCGCGACCAGCCTAACGAGCGGACTTTTGGAATTTGTAGACGATTTCGCTGGCACATACTGGTTCATCTGGGCGACGTTTGTTTCCTATCTTCTCATCAAGATTTCTACCAAGCTCAACCACCAATCGTGGGTCATATCTGGCTTAGCCATACTGGTCGCACTCGCGCCTCTGACATTGTCCATATCACCCCTGATCAGATTCACTTACCCGTTCTTCTGCTTCGGCTTCTTGCTTGCTCAATCGAGAGAACGATGGACGAGTACATCGCGACATCACAAGCCGCTCCTGATTTTATTTCTCTCGATAGTGACTTGCGTATGCTTTCTAGCTTGGGGCAAGGACACCTATGTCTACAATAATCTTGGGGTAATTCACGATTTTCGGTCGGCTAAAAACGTGCTTCTGATGTTTGTTGGCTCTGCAGCTGCCTCAGCAATCGCTATCGAACTCCTGCTGCAATGCTGGAGCGTTGGCCGTTCAAATCGAATGGCCCGCTTTATCGCTGTGGAGTTGGGCCAGACCACGCTGCTGCTCTACCTGGTCCAGGGTACCGTGTTCCGTCTCATGGATTTCGTACAGTTCGGAGAACTTTGGGATCTCACGACCCGGTTGATCATCGCGGGAATGCTCGGGGCCGCGATTATTGCGATCGCGCTAACGGTGCGCTCGATTGTTCGCGGCGTTCCATATCTGTCGCAGCTCGTCCTTGGAATGCCGCCACGCTCAGGTCTTCCGCAAGCCAAACCTGCAATGAACTAG
- a CDS encoding FMN-binding negative transcriptional regulator: protein MYTPPSFQVVDITDVHRTMREARSATLITATHEGLVGTMLPVVLDESEGSMGTIYAHVARANPQWKLTPTGEAMAIFAGAEAYVRPSWYVTKHERGEAVPTWNYVAVHAYGPVEFFDDADRLRKVVTRLTDVHERSGKDRWAVSDAPADFIKTELKGIVGLRLQITRLNGTRKMSQNRNAADRAGVIEGLSKSDRDEDRRVAHLIAKG, encoded by the coding sequence ATGTACACGCCGCCCTCCTTCCAAGTTGTCGATATCACCGACGTTCATCGGACGATGCGCGAGGCACGCTCGGCGACACTGATCACCGCTACTCACGAAGGGCTTGTTGGAACGATGCTGCCCGTAGTACTCGACGAGAGCGAAGGCTCCATGGGCACGATTTACGCCCACGTGGCGCGTGCGAATCCGCAGTGGAAGCTGACACCGACTGGCGAGGCGATGGCCATTTTCGCTGGGGCGGAGGCCTATGTCAGGCCCTCCTGGTACGTGACCAAGCACGAGAGAGGCGAGGCCGTACCGACGTGGAACTATGTCGCTGTGCATGCCTACGGGCCGGTCGAATTCTTCGATGATGCCGATCGGCTGCGAAAGGTGGTCACGCGACTGACCGATGTGCATGAGCGCTCGGGCAAAGACCGCTGGGCGGTGTCTGACGCCCCTGCCGATTTCATCAAAACGGAGCTTAAGGGGATTGTCGGTCTGCGATTGCAAATTACACGGCTCAATGGCACGCGGAAGATGAGCCAGAACCGCAACGCGGCGGATCGCGCCGGTGTCATCGAGGGGCTATCGAAGAGCGACCGTGACGAAGACCGTCGTGTGGCTCACCTCATTGCGAAAGGATGA